From the Kogia breviceps isolate mKogBre1 chromosome 15, mKogBre1 haplotype 1, whole genome shotgun sequence genome, one window contains:
- the ANKLE2 gene encoding ankyrin repeat and LEM domain-containing protein 2 isoform X1: MLWPRLAAAEWAALAWELLGASVLLIAVRWLVRRLDRRPRALGRSGSPDPPPCAAAGPVPDPGEMTMDTILARLKLLNPDDLREEIIKAGLKCGPITSTTRFIFEKKLAQALLAHSTLPSHPPDHAAASAPALGQDTQRVVKSAVGSPAERVSFSEDRDFGYSVGLNPPEEDAVTSETCSVPFSALAGVDSHKAMLRASAEPPLYYGVCPAYEDAPARNERIHVYEDKKEALQAVKMIKGSRFKAFTSREDAEKFARGTCDYFPSPSKTSSPLSPVKTVPLFSSGGLKDGLYLSDSETASKERANSYKSPRTQDLTAKLRKAVEKGEEDTFSDLIWSNPRYLIGSGDNPTIVQEGCRYNVMHVAAKENQAALCQLTLETLENPEFMRLMYPDDEPHMLEKRICYVVDLYLNTPDRAGYDTPLHFACKFGNADVVNVLSSHPLIVKNLRNKYDKTPEDVICERSKNKSVELKERIRDYLKGHYYVPLLRAEDTSSPVIGELWSSDHMGEVSHIGHSGGGPRDPILTLRAFAGPLSPSKAEDFRRLWKTPPREKAGFFHSVRKSDPERGIERVGRQLAHELGYPWVEYWDFLGCFVDLSSQEGLQKLEEYLTQQEVGKKPQQDTGENAACLQEDASALGRHRKCSSSISVRAFLDEDDDMSLEEIKNRQNTARNNTQPTVAAFGDSGCDILPLERKTDLTEASAPTSPRRSRNGFCSPPSDGKALGGRRPRALSGEEAFLSPVSGLTAKFDQLNLQNLESSFSKTPSPTVKTRDKRILTSRVNTAESDMLGPLAADALGNDQGRTEHGMSAAMADTCLDPDSPTQEARHGGSSEPSGVPASKEPVQSLFLVGEEPSKLDRDVLAALDCADVDPHQYPALHRWRSAVLRYPPADRQSWPSPSLKGKVKSQLLDVSGPPSGGSPGRYSPARRGHLHRTARLAQLAAL; the protein is encoded by the exons ATGTTGTGGCCGCGGCTGGCGGCGGCCGAGTGGGCGGCGCTGGCCTGGGAGCTGCTGGGCGCCTCGGTGCTGCTGATCGCGGTGCGCTGGCTGGTGCGGCGGCTGGACAGGCGGCCGCGGGCCCTGGGCCGGAGCGGGTCCCCCGACCCGCCGCCCTGCGCGGCCGCGGGCCCAGTCCCTGATCCAG GTGAAATGACAATGGATACCATCTTGGCTCGATTGAAACTCCTGAATCCAGATGACCTTAGAGAAGAAATTATCAAAGCTGGATTGAAATGTGGACCCATTACATCAACCACAAGGTTTATTTTTGAGAAGAAGTTGGCTCAGGCTTTATTAGCGCACAGTACGCTGCCTTCCCACCCTCCCGACCACGCCGCTGCAAgtgccccagccctgggccaggacACGCAAAGGGTTGTGAAGTCTGCGGTAGGGAGCCCGGCTGAGCGGGTCAGCttttctgaagacagagattttgGTTATAGTGTGGGCTTGAATCCTCCGGAGGAAGATGCCGTGACGTCTGAGACCTGCTCAGTGCCTTTCAGTGCCTTGGCCGGGGTCGACAGCCACAAAGCCATGCTGCGAGCCTCTGCAGAGCCGCCTCTGTACTATGGGGTGTGCCCAGCGTACGAGGATGCCCCGGCGAGAAATG AAAGGATTCATGTTTATGAAGACAAGAAGGAAGCCTTGCAAGCTGTCAAAATGATCAAAGGCTCCCGATTTAAGGCTTTTACAAGCAGAGAAGATGCAGAGAAATTTGCTAGAGGAACTTGTGACTATTTCCCTTCTCCAAGCAAAACCTCTTCACCACTTTCTCCTGTGAAAACGGTGCCGCTCTTTAGCAGTGGTGGGTTAAAAG ACGGGTTGTACTTGTCTGATTCAGAAACAGCAAGCAAAGAGCGAGCAAACAGTTATAAAAGTCCCCGTACGCAAGATCTCACTGCCAAACTTCGGAAAGCcgtggagaagggagaggaagacacCTTTTCCGACCTCATCTGGAGTAATCCCCGGTACCTGATTGGTTCGGGGGACAACCCGACCATCGTACAG GAAGGATGTCGGTACAATGTCATGCATGTTGCTGCCAAAGAGAACCAGGCTGCCCTGTGCCAGCTGACCCTGGAGACGCTGGAGAACCCCGAGTTTATGCGGCTCATGTACCCGGACGACGAGCCGCATATGCTGGAGAAACGCATCTGCTACGTGGTGGACCTGTACCTCAACACCCCTGACAGAGCG GGCTACGACACACCGTTGCATTTTGCTTGTAAGTTTGGAAACGCGGATGTGGTCAATGTGCTCTCTTCACACCCTCTGATTGTAAAAAACCTgagaaataaatatgataaaacaCCTGAAGAT gttatttgtgaaagaagcaaaaataaatctgTGGAACTGAAGGAGCGGATTAGAGACTATTTAAAGG GTCACTACTACGTGCCCCTCCTGAGGGCAGAGGACACGTCTTCTCCCGTGATCGGGGAGCTGTGGTCTTCAGACCACATGGGCGAGGTCTCTCACATCGGCCACAGTGGAGGTGGCCCCAGAGACCCCATTCTGACCCTGCGAGCCTTTGCCGGGCCCCTGAGTCCGTCCAAG GCGGAAGACTTTCGCCGACTTTGGAAAACCCCTCCTCGAGAGAAAGCGGGCTTCTTCCACAGCGTCAGGAAGTCTGATCCGGAGAGAGGCATCGAGAGAGTGGGAAG GCAGCTGGCTCATGAGCTGGGGTATCCCTGGGTCGAATACTGGGACTTTCTGGGCTGTTTTGTTGATCTGTCTTCCCAGGAGGGCCTGCAAAAACTAGAAGAATATCTCACCCAGCAGGAAGTGGGCAAAAAGCCCCAACAAGACACGGGAGAAAATGCAGCCTGTCTGCAGGAGGATGCCTCAGCCCTCG GCCGCCACAGGAAGTGCAGCAGTTCCATCTCCGTGAGGGCGTTTCTAGATGAAGATGATGACATGAGCTTGGAAGAGATCAAAAACCGGCAAAACACAGCTCGAAACAACACCCAGCCCACGGTGGCTGCTTTTGGAGACTCGGGGTGTGACATCCTCCCCTTGGAGCGGAAGACAGACCTCACAGAAGCCTCAGCCCCGACCAGTCCCCGCAGAAGCAGAAACGGGTTTTGCAGCCCCCCGAGTGACGGCAAGGCCCTGGGTGGGAGGAGGCCGAGGGCCCTGAGTGGGGAGGAGGCCTTCCTGTCGCCTGTCTCCGGCCTGACTGCGAAGTTTGATCAACTGAACTTGCAGAATCTAGAAAGTAGCTTTTCTAAGACACCCAGTCCAACTGTGAAAACTAGAGATAAGAGAATCCTGACATCAAGAGTGAACACAGCAGAAAGTGACATGTTAGGACCTCTTGCTGCTGACGCACTCGGGAATGACCaaggaaggacagagcacggaaTGTCAGCTGCAATGGCTGACACGTGCCTGGACCCCGACAGTCCCACGCAAGAGGCCCGTCACGGTGGCAGTTCTGAGCCCTCAGGGGTCCCTGCCTCGAAGGAGCCCGTCCAGAGCCTCTTCCTTGTTGG GGAAGAGCCGTCAAAACTGGATCGCGATGTTCTGGCGGCCCTGGACTGTGCGGACGTGGACCCTCACCAGTACCCGGCCCTGCACAGGTGGAGGAGTGCCGTGCTGCGCTACCCGCCCGCGGACAGACAGAG CTGGCCCAGCCCCTCGCTGAAAGGGAAGGTGAAGTCTCAGCTGCTGGACGTCAGTGGCCCTCCTAGCGGCGGCAGCCCCGGGCGCTACAGCCCCGCTCGCAGGGGCCACCTCCACCGGACGGCGCGCCTGGCCCAGCTCGCCGCCTTGTAG
- the ANKLE2 gene encoding ankyrin repeat and LEM domain-containing protein 2 isoform X3: MLWPRLAAAEWAALAWELLGASVLLIAVRWLVRRLDRRPRALGRSGSPDPPPCAAAGPVPDPGEMTMDTILARLKLLNPDDLREEIIKAGLKCGPITSTTRFIFEKKLAQALLAHSTLPSHPPDHAAASAPALGQDTQRVVKSAVGSPAERVSFSEDRDFGYSVGLNPPEEDAVTSETCSVPFSALAGVDSHKAMLRASAEPPLYYGVCPAYEDAPARNERIHVYEDKKEALQAVKMIKGSRFKAFTSREDAEKFARGTCDYFPSPSKTSSPLSPVKTVPLFSSGGLKETASKERANSYKSPRTQDLTAKLRKAVEKGEEDTFSDLIWSNPRYLIGSGDNPTIVQEGCRYNVMHVAAKENQAALCQLTLETLENPEFMRLMYPDDEPHMLEKRICYVVDLYLNTPDRAGYDTPLHFACKFGNADVVNVLSSHPLIVKNLRNKYDKTPEDVICERSKNKSVELKERIRDYLKGHYYVPLLRAEDTSSPVIGELWSSDHMGEVSHIGHSGGGPRDPILTLRAFAGPLSPSKAEDFRRLWKTPPREKAGFFHSVRKSDPERGIERVGRQLAHELGYPWVEYWDFLGCFVDLSSQEGLQKLEEYLTQQEVGKKPQQDTGENAACLQEDASALGRHRKCSSSISVRAFLDEDDDMSLEEIKNRQNTARNNTQPTVAAFGDSGCDILPLERKTDLTEASAPTSPRRSRNGFCSPPSDGKALGGRRPRALSGEEAFLSPVSGLTAKFDQLNLQNLESSFSKTPSPTVKTRDKRILTSRVNTAESDMLGPLAADALGNDQGRTEHGMSAAMADTCLDPDSPTQEARHGGSSEPSGVPASKEPVQSLFLVGEEPSKLDRDVLAALDCADVDPHQYPALHRWRSAVLRYPPADRQSWPSPSLKGKVKSQLLDVSGPPSGGSPGRYSPARRGHLHRTARLAQLAAL, translated from the exons ATGTTGTGGCCGCGGCTGGCGGCGGCCGAGTGGGCGGCGCTGGCCTGGGAGCTGCTGGGCGCCTCGGTGCTGCTGATCGCGGTGCGCTGGCTGGTGCGGCGGCTGGACAGGCGGCCGCGGGCCCTGGGCCGGAGCGGGTCCCCCGACCCGCCGCCCTGCGCGGCCGCGGGCCCAGTCCCTGATCCAG GTGAAATGACAATGGATACCATCTTGGCTCGATTGAAACTCCTGAATCCAGATGACCTTAGAGAAGAAATTATCAAAGCTGGATTGAAATGTGGACCCATTACATCAACCACAAGGTTTATTTTTGAGAAGAAGTTGGCTCAGGCTTTATTAGCGCACAGTACGCTGCCTTCCCACCCTCCCGACCACGCCGCTGCAAgtgccccagccctgggccaggacACGCAAAGGGTTGTGAAGTCTGCGGTAGGGAGCCCGGCTGAGCGGGTCAGCttttctgaagacagagattttgGTTATAGTGTGGGCTTGAATCCTCCGGAGGAAGATGCCGTGACGTCTGAGACCTGCTCAGTGCCTTTCAGTGCCTTGGCCGGGGTCGACAGCCACAAAGCCATGCTGCGAGCCTCTGCAGAGCCGCCTCTGTACTATGGGGTGTGCCCAGCGTACGAGGATGCCCCGGCGAGAAATG AAAGGATTCATGTTTATGAAGACAAGAAGGAAGCCTTGCAAGCTGTCAAAATGATCAAAGGCTCCCGATTTAAGGCTTTTACAAGCAGAGAAGATGCAGAGAAATTTGCTAGAGGAACTTGTGACTATTTCCCTTCTCCAAGCAAAACCTCTTCACCACTTTCTCCTGTGAAAACGGTGCCGCTCTTTAGCAGTGGTGGGTTAAAAG AAACAGCAAGCAAAGAGCGAGCAAACAGTTATAAAAGTCCCCGTACGCAAGATCTCACTGCCAAACTTCGGAAAGCcgtggagaagggagaggaagacacCTTTTCCGACCTCATCTGGAGTAATCCCCGGTACCTGATTGGTTCGGGGGACAACCCGACCATCGTACAG GAAGGATGTCGGTACAATGTCATGCATGTTGCTGCCAAAGAGAACCAGGCTGCCCTGTGCCAGCTGACCCTGGAGACGCTGGAGAACCCCGAGTTTATGCGGCTCATGTACCCGGACGACGAGCCGCATATGCTGGAGAAACGCATCTGCTACGTGGTGGACCTGTACCTCAACACCCCTGACAGAGCG GGCTACGACACACCGTTGCATTTTGCTTGTAAGTTTGGAAACGCGGATGTGGTCAATGTGCTCTCTTCACACCCTCTGATTGTAAAAAACCTgagaaataaatatgataaaacaCCTGAAGAT gttatttgtgaaagaagcaaaaataaatctgTGGAACTGAAGGAGCGGATTAGAGACTATTTAAAGG GTCACTACTACGTGCCCCTCCTGAGGGCAGAGGACACGTCTTCTCCCGTGATCGGGGAGCTGTGGTCTTCAGACCACATGGGCGAGGTCTCTCACATCGGCCACAGTGGAGGTGGCCCCAGAGACCCCATTCTGACCCTGCGAGCCTTTGCCGGGCCCCTGAGTCCGTCCAAG GCGGAAGACTTTCGCCGACTTTGGAAAACCCCTCCTCGAGAGAAAGCGGGCTTCTTCCACAGCGTCAGGAAGTCTGATCCGGAGAGAGGCATCGAGAGAGTGGGAAG GCAGCTGGCTCATGAGCTGGGGTATCCCTGGGTCGAATACTGGGACTTTCTGGGCTGTTTTGTTGATCTGTCTTCCCAGGAGGGCCTGCAAAAACTAGAAGAATATCTCACCCAGCAGGAAGTGGGCAAAAAGCCCCAACAAGACACGGGAGAAAATGCAGCCTGTCTGCAGGAGGATGCCTCAGCCCTCG GCCGCCACAGGAAGTGCAGCAGTTCCATCTCCGTGAGGGCGTTTCTAGATGAAGATGATGACATGAGCTTGGAAGAGATCAAAAACCGGCAAAACACAGCTCGAAACAACACCCAGCCCACGGTGGCTGCTTTTGGAGACTCGGGGTGTGACATCCTCCCCTTGGAGCGGAAGACAGACCTCACAGAAGCCTCAGCCCCGACCAGTCCCCGCAGAAGCAGAAACGGGTTTTGCAGCCCCCCGAGTGACGGCAAGGCCCTGGGTGGGAGGAGGCCGAGGGCCCTGAGTGGGGAGGAGGCCTTCCTGTCGCCTGTCTCCGGCCTGACTGCGAAGTTTGATCAACTGAACTTGCAGAATCTAGAAAGTAGCTTTTCTAAGACACCCAGTCCAACTGTGAAAACTAGAGATAAGAGAATCCTGACATCAAGAGTGAACACAGCAGAAAGTGACATGTTAGGACCTCTTGCTGCTGACGCACTCGGGAATGACCaaggaaggacagagcacggaaTGTCAGCTGCAATGGCTGACACGTGCCTGGACCCCGACAGTCCCACGCAAGAGGCCCGTCACGGTGGCAGTTCTGAGCCCTCAGGGGTCCCTGCCTCGAAGGAGCCCGTCCAGAGCCTCTTCCTTGTTGG GGAAGAGCCGTCAAAACTGGATCGCGATGTTCTGGCGGCCCTGGACTGTGCGGACGTGGACCCTCACCAGTACCCGGCCCTGCACAGGTGGAGGAGTGCCGTGCTGCGCTACCCGCCCGCGGACAGACAGAG CTGGCCCAGCCCCTCGCTGAAAGGGAAGGTGAAGTCTCAGCTGCTGGACGTCAGTGGCCCTCCTAGCGGCGGCAGCCCCGGGCGCTACAGCCCCGCTCGCAGGGGCCACCTCCACCGGACGGCGCGCCTGGCCCAGCTCGCCGCCTTGTAG
- the ANKLE2 gene encoding ankyrin repeat and LEM domain-containing protein 2 isoform X4: protein MLWPRLAAAEWAALAWELLGASVLLIAVRWLVRRLDRRPRALGRSGSPDPPPCAAAGPVPDPGEMTMDTILARLKLLNPDDLREEIIKAGLKCGPITSTTRFIFEKKLAQALLAHSTLPSHPPDHAAASAPALGQDTQRVVKSAVGSPAERVSFSEDRDFGYSVGLNPPEEDAVTSETCSVPFSALAGVDSHKAMLRASAEPPLYYGVCPAYEDAPARNERIHVYEDKKEALQAVKMIKGSRFKAFTSREDAEKFARGTCDYFPSPSKTSSPLSPVKTVPLFSSETASKERANSYKSPRTQDLTAKLRKAVEKGEEDTFSDLIWSNPRYLIGSGDNPTIVQEGCRYNVMHVAAKENQAALCQLTLETLENPEFMRLMYPDDEPHMLEKRICYVVDLYLNTPDRAGYDTPLHFACKFGNADVVNVLSSHPLIVKNLRNKYDKTPEDVICERSKNKSVELKERIRDYLKGHYYVPLLRAEDTSSPVIGELWSSDHMGEVSHIGHSGGGPRDPILTLRAFAGPLSPSKAEDFRRLWKTPPREKAGFFHSVRKSDPERGIERVGRQLAHELGYPWVEYWDFLGCFVDLSSQEGLQKLEEYLTQQEVGKKPQQDTGENAACLQEDASALGRHRKCSSSISVRAFLDEDDDMSLEEIKNRQNTARNNTQPTVAAFGDSGCDILPLERKTDLTEASAPTSPRRSRNGFCSPPSDGKALGGRRPRALSGEEAFLSPVSGLTAKFDQLNLQNLESSFSKTPSPTVKTRDKRILTSRVNTAESDMLGPLAADALGNDQGRTEHGMSAAMADTCLDPDSPTQEARHGGSSEPSGVPASKEPVQSLFLVGEEPSKLDRDVLAALDCADVDPHQYPALHRWRSAVLRYPPADRQSWPSPSLKGKVKSQLLDVSGPPSGGSPGRYSPARRGHLHRTARLAQLAAL, encoded by the exons ATGTTGTGGCCGCGGCTGGCGGCGGCCGAGTGGGCGGCGCTGGCCTGGGAGCTGCTGGGCGCCTCGGTGCTGCTGATCGCGGTGCGCTGGCTGGTGCGGCGGCTGGACAGGCGGCCGCGGGCCCTGGGCCGGAGCGGGTCCCCCGACCCGCCGCCCTGCGCGGCCGCGGGCCCAGTCCCTGATCCAG GTGAAATGACAATGGATACCATCTTGGCTCGATTGAAACTCCTGAATCCAGATGACCTTAGAGAAGAAATTATCAAAGCTGGATTGAAATGTGGACCCATTACATCAACCACAAGGTTTATTTTTGAGAAGAAGTTGGCTCAGGCTTTATTAGCGCACAGTACGCTGCCTTCCCACCCTCCCGACCACGCCGCTGCAAgtgccccagccctgggccaggacACGCAAAGGGTTGTGAAGTCTGCGGTAGGGAGCCCGGCTGAGCGGGTCAGCttttctgaagacagagattttgGTTATAGTGTGGGCTTGAATCCTCCGGAGGAAGATGCCGTGACGTCTGAGACCTGCTCAGTGCCTTTCAGTGCCTTGGCCGGGGTCGACAGCCACAAAGCCATGCTGCGAGCCTCTGCAGAGCCGCCTCTGTACTATGGGGTGTGCCCAGCGTACGAGGATGCCCCGGCGAGAAATG AAAGGATTCATGTTTATGAAGACAAGAAGGAAGCCTTGCAAGCTGTCAAAATGATCAAAGGCTCCCGATTTAAGGCTTTTACAAGCAGAGAAGATGCAGAGAAATTTGCTAGAGGAACTTGTGACTATTTCCCTTCTCCAAGCAAAACCTCTTCACCACTTTCTCCTGTGAAAACGGTGCCGCTCTTTAGCAGTG AAACAGCAAGCAAAGAGCGAGCAAACAGTTATAAAAGTCCCCGTACGCAAGATCTCACTGCCAAACTTCGGAAAGCcgtggagaagggagaggaagacacCTTTTCCGACCTCATCTGGAGTAATCCCCGGTACCTGATTGGTTCGGGGGACAACCCGACCATCGTACAG GAAGGATGTCGGTACAATGTCATGCATGTTGCTGCCAAAGAGAACCAGGCTGCCCTGTGCCAGCTGACCCTGGAGACGCTGGAGAACCCCGAGTTTATGCGGCTCATGTACCCGGACGACGAGCCGCATATGCTGGAGAAACGCATCTGCTACGTGGTGGACCTGTACCTCAACACCCCTGACAGAGCG GGCTACGACACACCGTTGCATTTTGCTTGTAAGTTTGGAAACGCGGATGTGGTCAATGTGCTCTCTTCACACCCTCTGATTGTAAAAAACCTgagaaataaatatgataaaacaCCTGAAGAT gttatttgtgaaagaagcaaaaataaatctgTGGAACTGAAGGAGCGGATTAGAGACTATTTAAAGG GTCACTACTACGTGCCCCTCCTGAGGGCAGAGGACACGTCTTCTCCCGTGATCGGGGAGCTGTGGTCTTCAGACCACATGGGCGAGGTCTCTCACATCGGCCACAGTGGAGGTGGCCCCAGAGACCCCATTCTGACCCTGCGAGCCTTTGCCGGGCCCCTGAGTCCGTCCAAG GCGGAAGACTTTCGCCGACTTTGGAAAACCCCTCCTCGAGAGAAAGCGGGCTTCTTCCACAGCGTCAGGAAGTCTGATCCGGAGAGAGGCATCGAGAGAGTGGGAAG GCAGCTGGCTCATGAGCTGGGGTATCCCTGGGTCGAATACTGGGACTTTCTGGGCTGTTTTGTTGATCTGTCTTCCCAGGAGGGCCTGCAAAAACTAGAAGAATATCTCACCCAGCAGGAAGTGGGCAAAAAGCCCCAACAAGACACGGGAGAAAATGCAGCCTGTCTGCAGGAGGATGCCTCAGCCCTCG GCCGCCACAGGAAGTGCAGCAGTTCCATCTCCGTGAGGGCGTTTCTAGATGAAGATGATGACATGAGCTTGGAAGAGATCAAAAACCGGCAAAACACAGCTCGAAACAACACCCAGCCCACGGTGGCTGCTTTTGGAGACTCGGGGTGTGACATCCTCCCCTTGGAGCGGAAGACAGACCTCACAGAAGCCTCAGCCCCGACCAGTCCCCGCAGAAGCAGAAACGGGTTTTGCAGCCCCCCGAGTGACGGCAAGGCCCTGGGTGGGAGGAGGCCGAGGGCCCTGAGTGGGGAGGAGGCCTTCCTGTCGCCTGTCTCCGGCCTGACTGCGAAGTTTGATCAACTGAACTTGCAGAATCTAGAAAGTAGCTTTTCTAAGACACCCAGTCCAACTGTGAAAACTAGAGATAAGAGAATCCTGACATCAAGAGTGAACACAGCAGAAAGTGACATGTTAGGACCTCTTGCTGCTGACGCACTCGGGAATGACCaaggaaggacagagcacggaaTGTCAGCTGCAATGGCTGACACGTGCCTGGACCCCGACAGTCCCACGCAAGAGGCCCGTCACGGTGGCAGTTCTGAGCCCTCAGGGGTCCCTGCCTCGAAGGAGCCCGTCCAGAGCCTCTTCCTTGTTGG GGAAGAGCCGTCAAAACTGGATCGCGATGTTCTGGCGGCCCTGGACTGTGCGGACGTGGACCCTCACCAGTACCCGGCCCTGCACAGGTGGAGGAGTGCCGTGCTGCGCTACCCGCCCGCGGACAGACAGAG CTGGCCCAGCCCCTCGCTGAAAGGGAAGGTGAAGTCTCAGCTGCTGGACGTCAGTGGCCCTCCTAGCGGCGGCAGCCCCGGGCGCTACAGCCCCGCTCGCAGGGGCCACCTCCACCGGACGGCGCGCCTGGCCCAGCTCGCCGCCTTGTAG